A DNA window from Solanum lycopersicum chromosome 3, SLM_r2.1 contains the following coding sequences:
- the LOC101266925 gene encoding putative glucan endo-1,3-beta-glucosidase GVI, producing MQNLDAAIIGSDYYIPVTTAMSLQVLETSYPPSNGTFSEEAAQYLQPIAQFLAAKYYPLLINVYPYYAYSGNSAQIQLDYALFLGTARIVPDGALQYKNLFDAMVDSVYAALEKVGQSSLNVVVAETGWPSAGDVYATIGNAQTCVNNVISHVSSGQGTPKRPGKALETYIFALFNENQKNKILVYFILI from the coding sequence ATGCAAAATCTGGACGCAGCAATCATTGGCTCTGATTATTACATACCCGTCACAACAGCAATGTCGTTACAGGTTTTAGAGACCTCGTATCCTCCTTCCAATGGCACGTTCTCCGAGGAGGCCGCGCAATACCTACAGCCCATCGCACAATTTTTAGCTGCAAAATATTATCCGTTATTGATTAACGTCTATCCATACTACGCTTATTCTGGAAACTCTGCTCAAATTCAGTTGGACTATGCGCTTTTTCTAGGCACGGCTCGGATTGTGCCTGACGGAGCGTTGCAATACAAAAACTTGTTTGATGCAATGGTTGATTCTGTGTATGCTGCTTTGGAGAAAGTTGGACAGTCTAGTTTAAACGTTGTGGTAGCGGAAACAGGATGGCCAAGTGCTGGAGATGTTTATGCAACTATTGGAAATGCTCAAACTTGTGTGAATAATGTGATTTCACATGTTTCATCTGGGCAAGGAACTCCTAAGAGGCCTGGAAAGGCTTTGGAGACGTATATTTTCGCTCTCTTTAACGAGaatcaaaagaacaaaattttggtttattttatCCTGATATGA